In Synechococcus sp. KORDI-100, a single window of DNA contains:
- a CDS encoding tetratricopeptide repeat protein translates to MAQRRNSQSAFGRLAATLLGLGLMGWSLPAQALVPYVYLPSEEELKGSSLGIGRTAAQLLQLGQPREAAQLAALAVRLQPDDERLWSVLAEAQLRSEQLDAASVSLAKAKSLNPDKAGLWFAEAAIALRSDRPDEAISLLNRGLQLDSNNSGAYFDLGNARIMQAELKMALQAFEKATALKPDFWEALNNQALVLYQLGNREEAIRRWRQVLSIENNPEPMLALAAALYREDRHRNEALRLAKNALAKEPNYVLDPHQEEQLWGTRIRAAAAQLLADEEMEDTVERARANATWKKRS, encoded by the coding sequence ATGGCGCAACGGCGTAACAGTCAATCAGCGTTCGGACGACTGGCTGCAACGCTTCTCGGCCTCGGCCTGATGGGCTGGAGCCTGCCCGCTCAAGCCCTGGTTCCCTACGTCTACCTGCCATCCGAAGAGGAACTGAAGGGTTCATCGCTCGGCATCGGACGCACCGCAGCCCAACTGCTGCAGCTCGGGCAACCGCGGGAAGCAGCCCAACTCGCAGCCCTGGCCGTTCGGCTGCAACCCGACGATGAACGGCTCTGGTCGGTGCTGGCAGAAGCCCAGCTTCGCAGTGAACAGCTCGATGCTGCCAGCGTGTCATTGGCGAAGGCAAAAAGCCTTAATCCAGACAAAGCCGGACTGTGGTTTGCAGAAGCTGCCATCGCCCTGCGATCCGATCGTCCGGACGAAGCGATCAGCCTGCTGAATCGAGGCTTGCAACTCGACTCGAACAATTCCGGCGCCTACTTCGATCTGGGCAACGCGCGGATCATGCAGGCAGAACTGAAGATGGCCCTGCAGGCTTTTGAAAAAGCCACAGCACTCAAACCGGATTTCTGGGAAGCCCTGAACAACCAGGCCTTGGTGCTTTACCAGCTGGGCAATCGGGAGGAGGCGATCCGGCGCTGGCGCCAGGTTCTGAGCATTGAGAACAATCCTGAACCGATGCTGGCACTGGCTGCTGCGCTGTATCGAGAGGATCGCCATCGAAACGAAGCTCTCCGTCTGGCGAAGAACGCCCTGGCCAAGGAACCGAATTACGTGCTGGATCCCCACCAGGAGGAACAGTTGTGGGGAACCAGGATCCGCGCCGCCGCCGCCCAGCTCCTCGCCGATGAGGAGATGGAAGACACCGTCGAACGAGCCAGAGCGAATGCCACATGGAAAAAACGCTCCTGA
- a CDS encoding DNA topoisomerase (ATP-hydrolyzing) subunit A — protein MAEERVQPIALHQEMQRSYLEYAMSVIVGRALPDARDGLKPVQRRILYAMQELGLTPDRPYRKCARVVGDVLGKYHPHGDQAVYDALVRLVQTFSSRHPLLDGHGNFGSVDDDPPAAMRYTETRLAPIAHQALLEEIGDDTVDFAPNFDGSQQEPTVLPAQLPFLLLNGCSGIAVGMATSIPPHNLGEVVDGLIALIRKPALSDERLLELIPGPDFPTGGEVLLSSGLRDTYLRGRGSIPMRGVAHIEEVQPGKGRHKRNAVVITELPYQLSKAGWIEKLAELVNDGKIGGIADIRDESDREGMRVVVELRRDGNPEKVLADLQRRTALQSNFGAILLALVNGQPQQLSLRQLLQTFLDYRELTLIRRTSYALRKTEDRLEVVSGLITALNNLQDVISMIQEAADAASARASLMVRLDLSERQADAVLAMPLRRLTGLEQESLRKELEDLRQERERLKLLLENRDQLLDALVNELKGLKKRFATARRTRLVEGGDELMAERAASQRPNTELLRQQALAALPADARLLIQADGQVKVISPQVLGRLHLNEASPLGDEPSPARLILPIEPPPRLLAISAGGRVATVRWEFAGQQPGMLERFLPTGLEGDPVIGIEPLPQGDCSELSLGLLSSDGRFKRLPLSEVLDLSGRATSVVKLKDGISLRAAVICRNASDLALVSDIGRVIKLPVQEDCLPLMGRLAQGPMTMRLFPGEQLAGAVSLMSTQTILVATVQGRISRIDASQLRRCQRGDLGEVAVQLEGKNDKVQAICSGAGLIGLITSQKRHGRLDANDYPCCKPGETSSTQLVLGSGETLTHLVPLVQDKTVS, from the coding sequence ATGGCTGAGGAGCGCGTCCAACCGATCGCCCTGCATCAGGAGATGCAGCGCTCCTACCTCGAGTACGCCATGAGCGTGATCGTGGGTCGGGCACTTCCGGATGCCCGCGATGGGTTGAAACCTGTTCAACGCAGGATCCTGTATGCAATGCAGGAGCTCGGACTCACACCCGATCGCCCCTACCGCAAGTGCGCCCGCGTCGTCGGTGATGTTCTGGGCAAGTACCACCCCCATGGCGATCAGGCTGTCTACGACGCACTGGTGCGGTTGGTTCAGACCTTCTCCAGCCGTCACCCTCTGCTGGATGGACACGGCAACTTCGGCTCGGTCGACGACGATCCGCCGGCCGCCATGCGATACACCGAAACGCGTCTGGCTCCAATCGCCCATCAGGCACTTCTCGAAGAAATCGGCGACGACACCGTTGATTTCGCACCGAACTTTGATGGTTCCCAACAGGAACCCACGGTGCTGCCGGCGCAGCTTCCCTTCCTGCTGCTCAACGGATGTTCAGGCATCGCCGTTGGCATGGCCACCAGCATCCCCCCTCACAATCTCGGTGAGGTGGTGGATGGGCTGATCGCCCTGATTCGCAAGCCCGCGCTCAGCGACGAGCGGCTGCTTGAGCTGATCCCGGGACCTGATTTTCCGACTGGAGGAGAGGTCCTGCTGAGCAGTGGCCTTCGGGATACCTACCTGCGCGGCCGCGGCAGCATCCCGATGCGGGGTGTGGCTCACATCGAGGAAGTGCAACCCGGCAAGGGACGCCATAAGCGCAACGCTGTGGTGATCACGGAACTCCCATACCAATTGAGCAAGGCCGGTTGGATTGAAAAACTGGCCGAACTCGTCAACGACGGAAAAATCGGCGGCATCGCAGACATCCGCGACGAAAGCGACCGCGAAGGGATGCGCGTGGTGGTGGAACTGCGCAGAGACGGAAACCCGGAAAAAGTGCTCGCAGACCTGCAACGACGCACGGCCCTGCAGAGCAACTTCGGAGCCATCCTCCTGGCTCTCGTCAATGGCCAACCCCAGCAGCTCTCCCTGCGCCAGCTGCTTCAGACGTTTCTCGATTACCGGGAACTGACCCTGATCCGACGCACCAGCTACGCGCTGCGCAAGACGGAAGACCGACTCGAAGTGGTATCTGGCCTGATCACCGCGCTGAACAACCTGCAGGACGTGATCAGCATGATCCAGGAGGCAGCCGATGCTGCGTCAGCTAGAGCCAGCCTGATGGTGCGTCTGGATCTGTCGGAACGTCAGGCTGATGCTGTGCTGGCGATGCCTTTGCGACGTCTCACCGGACTGGAGCAGGAGAGCCTTCGCAAGGAACTGGAGGATCTGCGTCAGGAACGGGAGCGCCTGAAACTGCTTCTGGAGAACAGGGATCAGCTTCTCGATGCGCTCGTGAATGAGCTGAAGGGACTGAAGAAACGCTTTGCGACAGCGAGACGCACACGGCTGGTGGAAGGGGGCGATGAATTGATGGCGGAACGGGCCGCCAGCCAGCGACCCAATACGGAACTGCTGAGGCAACAGGCCCTCGCAGCGCTGCCGGCGGATGCTCGTCTCCTGATTCAGGCCGATGGTCAGGTGAAGGTGATCTCTCCCCAGGTCCTTGGCCGTCTCCACCTCAACGAAGCGAGCCCTCTTGGTGATGAGCCTTCGCCGGCGAGACTGATCCTGCCGATCGAACCCCCTCCGCGGTTGCTGGCGATCAGCGCTGGCGGCCGCGTTGCAACCGTGCGCTGGGAATTTGCCGGTCAACAACCGGGCATGCTCGAACGTTTCCTGCCGACTGGTCTTGAGGGAGATCCTGTGATCGGAATCGAACCTCTGCCTCAGGGAGACTGCTCCGAACTCAGTCTCGGTCTGCTGAGCAGCGACGGACGATTCAAACGGCTTCCCCTCAGCGAAGTCCTGGATCTCTCCGGACGGGCCACCAGTGTGGTGAAGCTCAAGGACGGAATCAGTCTGCGCGCCGCCGTGATCTGCCGAAACGCTTCGGATCTAGCTCTTGTGAGCGACATCGGCCGGGTCATCAAACTTCCGGTTCAGGAGGACTGTTTACCGCTGATGGGACGCCTGGCTCAGGGACCCATGACGATGCGGCTGTTCCCCGGAGAGCAGTTGGCGGGTGCAGTCAGTCTGATGTCGACCCAGACAATCCTTGTGGCCACGGTTCAAGGTCGAATCAGTCGCATCGATGCTTCTCAGCTGCGACGCTGCCAGCGGGGAGACCTCGGCGAGGTTGCCGTGCAACTGGAGGGAAAGAACGACAAGGTTCAGGCCATCTGCAGCGGAGCTGGTCTGATCGGGCTGATCACCAGCCAGAAACGCCACGGGCGATTGGATGCGAACGACTATCCATGCTGCAAACCGGGTGAAACCAGTTCGACACAGCTGGTTCTTGGGTCCGGTGAAACCCTCACCCACCTGGTTCCCCTTGTGCAGGACAAGACAGTTAGCTGA
- the queG gene encoding tRNA epoxyqueuosine(34) reductase QueG encodes MADAEPSSLQNLSAALKDRARREGFEPVGIANLPGSGRLQMRTEALQRWLNQGHAADMAWMAAPRRLDAAQLLDGARSVLAVGLNYYVDQQTQPGHLKIARYAWGRDYHRVVDQRLRRIGRWLSEQCPDVRWRVCVDSAPLLDKAWAEEAGLGWIGKHSNLINSTRGSWMVLGHLLITERLQADEPARSLCGRCTACMQACPTEAIREPFVVDASRCLAYHTIENRNPQLPQEIENALGPWVAGCDICQDVCPWNHRSLPQTTEPDLQPRPWLLQLTQQQALSWDDETWDQRLRSSALRRIKPWMWRRNAKAARTDQPPTL; translated from the coding sequence CTCCTTGCAGAACCTGAGCGCCGCTCTGAAAGACCGTGCGCGGCGGGAGGGTTTTGAGCCGGTGGGAATCGCGAATCTGCCGGGGAGCGGTCGGCTGCAGATGCGCACCGAAGCCTTGCAACGCTGGTTGAACCAAGGCCACGCAGCGGACATGGCCTGGATGGCCGCCCCACGACGCCTGGATGCCGCGCAACTTCTCGATGGAGCCAGAAGCGTGCTGGCCGTTGGCCTCAATTACTACGTCGATCAGCAAACCCAGCCCGGACACCTCAAGATCGCCCGTTACGCCTGGGGTCGCGATTACCACCGTGTCGTTGATCAACGTCTGCGACGGATTGGACGCTGGCTGTCCGAACAATGCCCCGACGTCCGCTGGCGGGTCTGCGTCGACTCGGCGCCGCTGCTCGACAAAGCCTGGGCCGAGGAAGCAGGACTGGGATGGATTGGCAAACACAGCAATCTGATCAACAGCACCCGGGGCTCGTGGATGGTGCTGGGACATCTGCTGATCACGGAGCGGCTGCAGGCGGATGAACCGGCTCGCAGTCTCTGCGGGCGCTGCACGGCCTGCATGCAGGCCTGCCCCACCGAAGCGATCCGGGAACCGTTCGTGGTGGATGCCTCCCGCTGTCTGGCGTATCACACGATCGAAAACCGCAACCCTCAGCTGCCGCAGGAGATCGAGAATGCCCTTGGACCCTGGGTCGCAGGCTGTGACATCTGCCAGGACGTCTGTCCGTGGAATCACCGCAGCCTGCCGCAGACAACGGAGCCCGATCTGCAACCGAGACCCTGGCTGCTGCAGCTGACCCAACAGCAAGCCCTCAGCTGGGACGACGAAACTTGGGATCAACGACTGCGCAGTTCAGCGCTGAGACGGATCAAGCCCTGGATGTGGCGGAGAAATGCAAAAGCAGCACGGACGGATCAGCCCCCTACTCTTTGA